In a genomic window of Lacrimispora sp. BS-2:
- a CDS encoding DUF5710 domain-containing protein, producing MALYLNVPYEKKDQVKSLGAKWDQIRKQWYVINKFDYYKFFEWFPAVYEECDLICDCMYIVEAPRKCHKCKKDTSVIGLAYRNYFSIKQDDNGNMIDYKYHDEYLNFFTMDEKIDNTQLELFLKNEFRFYYSYSKYISDSYYANHCEHCGVIQGNYHLYEEPSSPFFDLDNADDKLREKIKLYRINFIEDGITIPEYTGDGFLPDQDAKIKLIDSLNMKPMDIY from the coding sequence ATGGCTTTATATCTAAATGTACCATATGAAAAAAAGGATCAGGTTAAATCACTAGGAGCTAAATGGGATCAGATTAGGAAACAGTGGTATGTAATAAATAAGTTTGATTATTATAAATTTTTTGAGTGGTTCCCAGCCGTTTATGAGGAATGCGATCTTATATGTGATTGTATGTATATTGTAGAAGCACCTCGTAAATGCCATAAATGTAAAAAAGATACTAGTGTAATTGGCTTGGCATATAGAAATTACTTTTCTATTAAACAAGATGATAATGGAAATATGATAGATTACAAATATCATGATGAGTATTTAAACTTTTTTACAATGGATGAAAAAATTGATAATACTCAGTTAGAGTTATTTTTAAAGAATGAATTTAGATTTTATTATTCATATTCTAAATATATAAGTGATAGTTATTATGCCAATCATTGTGAACATTGTGGAGTAATCCAAGGAAATTACCATTTGTATGAAGAACCTAGTAGCCCTTTTTTTGATCTTGATAATGCTGATGATAAATTAAGGGAAAAGATTAAATTATATAGAATTAACTTTATTGAAGACGGTATAACAATCCCAGAATATACAGGAGATGGTTTTTTGCCAGATCAAGATGCTAAGATAAAATTGATTGATAGTCTAAACATGAAGCCAATGGATATTTACTAA
- a CDS encoding type II toxin-antitoxin system HicB family antitoxin encodes MKKTERYFYPAIFTYEPRKEIAVVFPDLDCATSGNDDDDAFLSARELLGCVLCGLEDEDIPDPTRLSQVEVHENERVVLIDVYMPSIRMARVNRSVNRTVTLPAWLNAIAMEHEINFSQLLQEAI; translated from the coding sequence ATGAAAAAGACAGAACGCTATTTTTATCCTGCTATTTTTACTTATGAACCTAGAAAGGAAATTGCTGTTGTTTTTCCCGATTTGGACTGCGCTACCAGTGGAAATGATGATGATGATGCATTTCTATCAGCGAGGGAATTACTTGGCTGCGTTCTATGTGGATTAGAGGATGAGGATATACCAGATCCAACGCGATTATCGCAAGTAGAAGTACATGAAAATGAAAGAGTGGTTTTGATTGACGTTTATATGCCTTCCATTCGTATGGCACGGGTCAACCGTTCCGTTAATCGTACTGTAACACTCCCGGCTTGGCTCAATGCCATTGCAATGGAGCATGAGATTAACTTTTCTCAACTGTTACAGGAAGCAATATAA
- a CDS encoding Txe/YoeB family addiction module toxin encodes MIKVWDDEAWEDYIYWQSQDKKTLKRINLLIQDIDRNGYSGIGKPEPLKGNLQGYWSRRIDEMNRLVYRIKNDNIEIIQCRTHYQNLS; translated from the coding sequence ATGATAAAGGTGTGGGATGATGAGGCATGGGAAGATTATATTTATTGGCAGAGTCAAGATAAAAAAACCTTAAAGCGTATTAATTTATTGATTCAGGATATTGACAGAAATGGCTATTCTGGTATTGGTAAGCCAGAGCCATTAAAAGGAAATTTACAAGGGTATTGGAGCCGTAGGATAGATGAGATGAATCGATTGGTATATCGAATTAAAAATGATAATATCGAAATCATACAATGTCGAACACATTATCAAAATCTTTCTTAA
- a CDS encoding type II toxin-antitoxin system RelB/DinJ family antitoxin: MANLNIRVDDEIKKQSEQIFAELGLNTSTAVNIFLKQVIRTNGIPFAVQADPFYSVENQAHLIAASERMERGEGKVRGLLEVDE, from the coding sequence ATGGCAAATTTGAATATCCGTGTTGATGATGAAATTAAGAAACAGAGTGAACAGATATTTGCAGAGCTAGGTTTAAATACAAGTACTGCAGTTAATATTTTTTTAAAACAGGTAATTCGAACAAATGGAATTCCATTTGCTGTACAAGCAGATCCATTTTATTCAGTGGAGAATCAAGCACACCTGATAGCTGCAAGCGAACGGATGGAGAGAGGTGAAGGAAAGGTACGTGGTCTTTTAGAGGTAGATGAATGA
- a CDS encoding single-stranded DNA-binding protein, with protein sequence MNRVILMGRLTRDPEMRYSQGEHPMAITKYSLAIDRRGRKNQGNNEPTADFINCTAFDKAGEFADKYFRQGMRVLVSGRIQTGSYINKEGIKVYTFDVIVDDQEFADSKNSSGDGGQAASRPEPSSAVGDGFMNIPDAVDDQGLPFN encoded by the coding sequence ATGAATCGTGTAATTTTAATGGGGAGATTAACCCGTGATCCAGAAATGAGATATTCCCAAGGAGAACACCCTATGGCAATAACAAAATATTCACTTGCCATAGATCGAAGAGGTCGTAAAAATCAGGGAAACAATGAGCCAACGGCAGATTTTATTAACTGTACTGCATTTGATAAGGCCGGCGAGTTTGCTGATAAATATTTTCGACAGGGCATGAGAGTATTAGTTTCAGGAAGAATCCAAACCGGAAGCTATATAAATAAAGAGGGAATTAAAGTTTACACCTTTGATGTTATTGTGGATGATCAAGAATTTGCTGATAGTAAAAATTCATCTGGTGATGGAGGTCAAGCAGCTTCCAGACCAGAACCTTCCAGTGCAGTGGGGGACGGCTTTATGAATATCCCTGATGCGGTAGATGATCAGGGACTTCCATTTAACTAA